Proteins from one Acropora muricata isolate sample 2 chromosome 9, ASM3666990v1, whole genome shotgun sequence genomic window:
- the LOC136928985 gene encoding diphosphomevalonate decarboxylase-like → MADEDDEKRCRTDIIQMVTCQAPVNIAVIKYWGKRDEELILPLNSSLSVTLGIDELHSITTVAVGPDFCEDCLWLNGRKHDIAEMPRIQKCLSKIREFSKCNPPNCSLSYIKDCYIHICSENNFPTAAGLASSAAGYSCLVFALSRLFQVDCEISEIARQGSGSACRSIFGGFVAWEKGELADGSDSIAKQIASQDHWKGFRVLILVVSDQQKGIGSTEGMKRSVETSYLLKLRAEFCVPQRMEVMKNAILERDFETFAETTMKESNQLHAVCQDTYPPITPPYMNSTSHRIVQLVTEYNNFYGFPKVAYTFDAGPNACLFLMEKEVPEVLSLVKYYFPPGTDQGFVRGIGVESQWNLPKSLLNSITLEPAKEAVKYIILTKVGSGPIELGPGESLLNEHGMPISCT, encoded by the exons atggcggatgaaGATGATGAAAAACGTTGTCGAACTGACATTATTCAAATGGTTACCTGCCAAGCTCCTGTCAATATCGCGGTTATAAAATATT GGGGAAAACGAGACGAAGAACTTATCCTACCACTGAATTCTTCTCTCAGTGTTACTTTAGGAATAGATGAG CTTCACTCAATCACAACTGTCGCAGTTGGCCCAGACTTTTGTGAGGATTGTCTGTGGTTAAATGGAAG AAAGCATGACATTGCTGAAATGCCAAGGATTCAAAAGTGTTTATCAAAAA TTAGGGAATTTAGCAAGTGCAATCCTCCAAACTGCAGCTTGTCCTACATTAAGGACTGTTACATTCATATCTGCTCTGAAAACAACTTTCCAACAGCAGCAGGGCTTGCATCGTCAGCTGCAGGATATTCTTGCTTAG TTTTTGCTCTTTCAAGATTATTTCAAGTGGATTGTGAAATTTCAGAAATAGCAAG ACAGGGCTCTGGAAGTGCCTGCCGCAGCATTTTTGGAGGATTTGTAGCTTGGGAGAAAGGAGAATTAGCAGATGGTTCAGACAGCATTGCAAAGCAG ATTGCATCACAAGATCACTGGAAAGGATTCAGGGTCTTAATTTTGGTG GTCAGTGACCAGCAGAAAGGCATTGGAAGTACAGAAGGAATGAAGCGAAGCGTTGAAACTAGTTATCTACTAAAG ttaAGGGCCGAGTTTTGTGTTCCACAGAGAATGGAAGTCATGAAAAATGCAATATTAGAAAGAGATTTTGAAACGTTTGCGGAAACCACTATGAAG GAAAGTAACCAACTTCATGCAGTTTGTCAAGACACTTATCCGCCAATAACACCACCTTACATGAATTCAACATCACATCGAATAGTACAATTGGTCACGGAGTACAACAACTTCTATGGATTTCCCAAG GTTGCATACACGTTTGATGCTGGTCCAAATGCGTGCTTATTTTTAATGGAGAAGGAAGTTCCAGAAGTTTTGTCTCTCGTCAAATATTATTTTCCCCCGGGCACAGATCAGGG ATTTGTAAGAGGAATAGGGGTCGAGTCTCAGTGGAATTTACCAAAG AGTCTTCTAAATTCCATAACCTTAGAACCTGCAAAGGAAGCTGTGAAGTACATTATCTTGACCAAG GTCGGAAGTGGACCGATTGAATTGGGGCCGGGAGAGAGTCTGCTCAACGAGCACGGAATGCCGATATCTTGTACATAA